From a region of the Phaseolus vulgaris cultivar G19833 chromosome 6, P. vulgaris v2.0, whole genome shotgun sequence genome:
- the LOC137833500 gene encoding uncharacterized protein → MGSKKKHVRIDDEVEYEERRRSSRIVALEKKKQLEKERKLAIALENKNKSINDVNNKGKGKATMEVWEDFSDFNNEEGGPTKKKRKNKEFSQLISSIKSIQEIARESQKASSSGANDLSLSGMPLKNILEIIIDFLQRRDLDELFAEPINPTVVKNYYEIVKQPMDFATMRTKLHEGMYTDLEQFKCDIFLICSNATSVYPERSKYHEVAEDINKYAKWTFEALSVDPQLYFSERKKRQKRKPQKGKQKTPRKVAPKQIESTNSPEAQKRDLYWPPNNPLFSDVLDATKKANIQVNENTINYKESLMKFVKGLGPVAEKVAAKKLAALQDQPLNISENVSRTQSMQQPTPKAPTNSVSFNAPTLPPSFPSLNRPFTIPGSATRENISVNTNNVDRVLMGDRSHMRNKIITNENWHACAASLLSNIFFENGKGGSSSANETMDARTLSKGKMVAPVEDVSSLLGPVQENYNRQKLGVNISNNNNNNTIPWNTATNRPNMFSTGISSSLFATGSSRNFPPIVHPTRVISGPQPRPTRSISLSSGGLSMMQQSGIENTMTLPRNNPPMYQSMQENPTSCLSSKYITQTSHVREPRPNDIINLADMHLKPQSEARNSMYGRPCNNFAQIPLMQERHQPWSSNSMSSPNPSMFSPLYQPMQGESVPCTSYPPMDFQAMLDSQDFINDSWPMNASFEQVMHQAATFTPLTTQGFPEMQMQAINQQNPHVPAPPQPNSTSSP, encoded by the exons ATGG GTTCTAAAAAGAAACATGTAAGaattgatgatgaagttgaatacgaagagagaagaagaagtAGTAGAATTGTTGCTTTGGAAAAGAAGAAGCAACtggaaaaagagagaaaattagCCATAGCTTtggaaaataagaacaaatcAATCAATGATGTAAAcaacaaaggaaaaggaaaagcaACAATGGAAGTATGGGAAGACTTCAGTGACTTTAATAATGAAGAAGgaggcccaacaaagaagaaacGCAAGAACAAAGAGTTTTCTCAACTAATTTCTTCAATCAAG TCAATTCAGGAAATAGCAAGAGAATCACAAAAAGCAAGTTCTTCGGGAGCAAATG ACTTATCTTTGAGTGGTATGCCACTAAAGAACATCCTTGAGATAATTATCGACTTTTTGCAAAG GAGAGACCTGGATGAACTATTTGCTGAACCAATTAATCCTACTGTG gTGAAAAACTACTACGAAATTGTCAAGCAACCAATGGATTTTGCTACCATGAGGACTAAACTTCATGAGGGCATGTACACAGACCTTGAACAATTTAAG TGTGATATATTCCTAATATGCTCAAATGCAACTAGTGTTTATCCTGAAAGATCAAAATACCATGAAGTG GCAgaagatataaataaatatgcCAAGTGGACTTTTGAGGCTCTAAGTGTTGACCCTCAACTATATTTTTCAGAAAGGAAAAAAcgtcaaaagagaaaaccacaaaaagggaaacaaaaaACTCCAAGGAAGGTTGCTCCTAAACAAATTG AGAGCACAAATTCTCCTGAAGCACAAAAAAGAGACTTGTATTGGCCTCCAAATAATCCCTTGTTTTCTGATGTCCTAGATGCTACTAAGAAGGCTAACATTCAA GTTAATGAAAATACAATTAACTACAAAGAAAGCCTTATGAAGTTTGTGAAAGGCTTGGGACCAGTTGCTGAAAAGGTCGCAGCTAAAAAACTAGCAGCACTTCAGGATCAACCACTCAACATTAGTGAAAATGTCTCAAGAACTCAGAGCATGCAGCAACCAACTCCAAAAGCACCAACAAATTCAGTCTCTTTCAATGCTCCTACCCTTCCTCCTTCCTTTCCGTCACTGAATAGACCATTCACTATTCCTGGTTCTGCAACTCGAGAAAACATAAGTGTCAACACCAACAATGTTGACAGAGTTCTTATGGGGGATAGATCTCATATGAGAAACAAGATCATTACAAATGAAAATTGGCATGCCTGTGCTGCTTCTCTTTTGAGCAATATCTTTTTTGAGAATGGGAAAGGGGGGAGCTCCAGTGCAAATGAAACTATGGACGCTAGGACCCTCTCAAAGGGAAAAATGGTTGCCCCAGTTGAGGATGTGTCTTCTCTTCTTGGACCTGTACAAGAGAACTATAACAGACAGAAATTGGGAGTTAACATTAGcaacaacaataacaataatacaaTACCGTGGAATACCGCCACTAACAGGCCAAACATGTTTTCTACAGGAATCTCTAGTAGTTTGTTTGCCACAGGAAGCTCTAGGAATTTTCCTCCCATTGTTCATCCAACACGTGTGATTTCAGGGCCTCAACCAAGGCCAACGAGATCCATATCATTAAGCAGTGGTGGATTATCAATGATGCAACAATCAGGGATAGAAAACACCATGACATTGCCTAGGAATAACCCCCCTATGTATCAATCAATGCAAGAAAATCCAACTTCTTGCCTATCAAGCAAATACATCACTCAAACATCCCATGTGCGTGAGCCAAGGCCTAATGACATTATTAATCTTGCAGATATGCATCTCAAGCCTCAGTCAGAGGCAAGAAACTCAATGTATGGAAGGCCTTGTAACAACTTTGCACAGATACCTCTTATGCAAGAACGTCATCAACCATGGTCATCAAATTCCATGTCTAGCCCTAATCCCTCAATGTTTTCTCCTTTGTATCAACCAATGCAAGGAGAGTCAGTTCCAT GTACCTCATATCCACCAATGGACTTTCAAGCCATGCTAGACTCTCAAGACTTCATCAATGACTCTTGGCCAATGAATGCAAGTTTTGAACAAGTCATGCACCAAGCTGCAACATTCACTCCACTAACAACTCAAGGTTTCCCTGAAATGCAGATGCAGGCAATTAATCAACAGAACCCTCACGTACCTGCTCCTCCACAACCAAATTCAACTTCATCTCCTTAA